In Persicimonas caeni, a single window of DNA contains:
- a CDS encoding F0F1 ATP synthase subunit gamma, which produces MPNHQQLHGRIESADELLTVVKTMKSMAAVNIHQYEQAVQALADYDRTVLMGLRVLLFRRPEMAEQARAARVERTGAVVFGSDQGMCGAFNERVASFTRETLHADGDGDSDRVRVLSVGHRARVRLEDVDLAPRVHFDVPGSVGAVTDLVHDLLVELSRWREEEDVDRVLVFYNRPAASGAFEPAVRHLLPLDRRWLERLADSAEKWPTRQLPTFTMDADSLFSALIQEYLFSALYRACADSLASENASRLTSMHAAQRNIEDLLDELRADYRRTRQSAITEELLDIIGGYEALRESEDHK; this is translated from the coding sequence ATGCCCAACCACCAACAACTCCACGGCCGCATCGAAAGCGCCGACGAGCTCTTGACGGTCGTCAAGACGATGAAGTCGATGGCAGCGGTCAATATCCACCAGTACGAGCAGGCCGTGCAGGCGCTGGCCGACTACGACCGTACGGTGTTGATGGGGTTGCGGGTGCTGTTGTTCCGCCGCCCGGAGATGGCCGAGCAGGCGCGCGCGGCCCGCGTGGAGCGCACCGGCGCGGTCGTCTTCGGCTCCGATCAGGGCATGTGCGGGGCGTTCAACGAGCGGGTGGCGAGTTTCACACGCGAAACGCTCCACGCCGACGGTGACGGTGACAGTGACCGTGTGCGGGTCTTGTCGGTGGGTCACCGGGCGCGTGTGCGCCTCGAGGATGTCGACTTGGCCCCTCGTGTTCACTTCGACGTGCCAGGCTCTGTGGGCGCGGTCACCGATCTGGTCCACGACCTGCTCGTCGAGCTGTCGCGTTGGCGCGAGGAGGAGGATGTCGACCGGGTGCTCGTCTTCTATAACCGGCCGGCGGCTTCGGGCGCCTTCGAGCCGGCGGTGCGCCACCTGCTTCCGCTCGACCGGCGCTGGCTCGAGCGGCTGGCAGATTCTGCCGAAAAATGGCCCACGCGTCAGCTTCCGACCTTTACGATGGACGCTGATTCGTTATTCTCTGCGCTCATCCAAGAGTATTTATTCAGCGCGCTGTACCGCGCGTGTGCCGACTCGCTGGCCAGCGAGAACGCCAGTCGGCTCACCTCGATGCATGCGGCCCAGCGCAATATCGAAGACCTGCTCGACGAGCTGCGCGCCGATTATCGGCGTACACGCCAGTCGGCTATCACCGAGGAACTACTCGACATCATCGGGGGCTACGAAGCCCTGAGGGAAAGTGAGGATCATAAATGA
- a CDS encoding F0F1 ATP synthase subunit epsilon has product MIRLRIALPHQVLVDEAARKVICEAPNGSFCLLPRHIDFTSALVPGILTWVDEAGAEMFAAVDQGIVVKVGADVRVSVRRAVVDDDLETLNQTVRRQYRTLDENERDARAAAAQLEAGFVRRFLELKERS; this is encoded by the coding sequence ATGATCCGCCTTCGAATCGCGCTGCCCCACCAGGTCTTGGTCGACGAGGCCGCCCGGAAGGTGATTTGCGAAGCGCCCAACGGCTCGTTTTGCCTGTTGCCGCGCCATATCGACTTCACCTCCGCCCTCGTGCCCGGCATTTTGACCTGGGTCGACGAGGCCGGCGCCGAGATGTTCGCCGCGGTCGACCAGGGAATCGTGGTCAAGGTGGGGGCGGACGTACGTGTGTCGGTACGACGCGCGGTGGTCGACGACGACCTCGAAACGCTGAACCAGACGGTGCGTCGGCAATATCGCACTCTGGACGAGAACGAGCGCGACGCACGCGCGGCCGCCGCGCAGCTCGAGGCAGGCTTCGTGCGTCGGTTTCTCGAGCTCAAAGAGCGGAGTTGA
- a CDS encoding alternate F1F0 ATPase, F1 subunit alpha, with product MTDHVDNPTRALAGALDRTLARLDRAVDRHRPGLRVREFGTVRSVDHGIAKVSGLPRVAYEEMVTFETGEMGLALDLGEHEVGVVVLGDDAKIRAGIEVERTGRVLQVPVGEALLGRVVNPLGEPLDRHEPVHAAAFRPVERPAPEILERAPVTTPLQTGIVAVDAMVPIGRGQRELIVGDRQTGKTAIAIDTILNQRDKDVLCVYCAIGQRNASVAHAISELRERGALDYTVVVVAESEDPPGLQFIAPYAATSIAEYFMRNGRDVLVVYDDLTQHARAYREISLLMRRPPGREAFPGDIFYLHSRLLERATHLRDEHGGGSLTALPIIETEAENISAYIPTNLISITDGQIYLSPKLFHKDIVPAVDVGRSVSRVGGKTQLPAFRAVASELRLAYSQFEELETFSRFGTRLDEDTRRTLEHGRRVREVLKQPQYQPQSAAEQVIVLVAASENLFDDIPVEDVQHAARQVRDTVPGELPYIVRKIKAGEKLQPEDRAQIIDLVQNIITLNP from the coding sequence GTGACCGACCACGTCGACAATCCGACGCGTGCGCTTGCGGGAGCGCTCGACCGCACTCTGGCCAGACTCGACCGCGCCGTCGATCGCCATCGACCCGGCCTGCGGGTGCGGGAATTCGGCACCGTGCGCTCGGTCGATCACGGCATCGCCAAGGTGAGCGGGCTTCCGCGAGTGGCCTACGAAGAGATGGTCACCTTCGAGACCGGCGAGATGGGCTTGGCCCTGGACCTCGGCGAGCACGAGGTGGGGGTGGTCGTACTCGGCGACGACGCCAAGATCCGCGCCGGCATCGAGGTCGAACGCACCGGACGGGTGCTGCAGGTGCCGGTCGGAGAGGCGCTGTTGGGACGCGTGGTCAACCCGCTCGGCGAGCCGCTCGATCGACACGAGCCGGTCCACGCGGCCGCCTTTCGCCCCGTCGAGCGACCCGCGCCCGAAATCCTGGAGCGCGCCCCGGTGACCACGCCGCTGCAGACCGGCATCGTCGCCGTCGACGCGATGGTCCCCATCGGGCGCGGCCAGCGCGAACTCATCGTCGGCGACCGCCAGACCGGCAAGACCGCTATCGCCATCGACACGATCTTGAATCAACGCGACAAGGACGTGCTGTGCGTCTACTGCGCCATCGGCCAGCGAAACGCGTCGGTCGCCCACGCCATCAGCGAGCTCCGCGAGCGCGGCGCGCTCGACTACACGGTGGTCGTCGTCGCCGAGTCCGAAGACCCGCCCGGCCTGCAGTTTATCGCCCCATACGCAGCGACCTCCATCGCCGAGTATTTCATGCGGAATGGCCGCGACGTGCTCGTGGTCTACGACGACCTGACCCAGCACGCCCGCGCCTACCGTGAAATCTCGCTTCTGATGCGCCGCCCGCCGGGGCGTGAGGCGTTTCCGGGCGATATTTTCTACCTGCACTCGCGGCTTCTGGAGCGCGCCACGCACCTTCGCGACGAGCACGGCGGCGGCTCGCTGACCGCGCTGCCGATCATCGAGACCGAAGCCGAGAATATCTCGGCGTATATCCCGACGAACTTGATCTCGATCACCGACGGGCAGATTTACCTGTCGCCCAAGCTCTTCCACAAAGACATCGTCCCGGCCGTCGACGTGGGGCGGTCGGTGTCGCGCGTAGGCGGCAAGACGCAGCTGCCGGCGTTTCGGGCGGTCGCCAGTGAGCTTCGCCTGGCCTACTCCCAGTTCGAGGAGCTCGAGACGTTCTCGCGCTTCGGCACGCGCCTCGACGAGGATACCCGACGCACCCTCGAGCACGGCCGGCGTGTGCGTGAAGTGCTCAAGCAGCCCCAGTACCAGCCGCAGAGCGCCGCCGAGCAAGTCATCGTGCTGGTCGCCGCCAGCGAGAATCTTTTCGACGACATCCCCGTCGAAGACGTCCAGCACGCTGCCCGCCAGGTCCGCGACACCGTGCCGGGCGAGCTGCCCTACATCGTGCGCAAAATCAAAGCCGGCGAAAAACTCCAACCAGAGGACAGAGCCCAAATCATCGACCTCGTCCAAAACATCATCACCCTAAACCCCTAA
- a CDS encoding N-ATPase subunit AtpR: MTQILIGLAAGLLLGAAYFGGLWWTVNRVVEDGKAWKLLASFVARGVLLLVGFFAVLQVGLAALGAALVAFLGVRIATTRKMRPAAPTT, from the coding sequence ATGACACAGATCTTGATCGGACTCGCAGCCGGCCTGCTGCTCGGCGCCGCCTATTTCGGCGGCCTCTGGTGGACGGTCAATCGCGTCGTCGAAGACGGCAAAGCGTGGAAGCTCTTGGCGAGTTTCGTAGCACGCGGGGTGCTCCTCCTCGTGGGATTTTTCGCCGTGTTGCAGGTCGGTCTGGCCGCCCTGGGCGCCGCGCTGGTCGCCTTCTTGGGCGTGCGCATCGCCACCACGCGCAAAATGCGCCCCGCCGCTCCGACGACCTAA
- a CDS encoding integrin alpha, protein MGMHVAVRLGWWTVLALAVAALLVGAGCAGDTQGQSCQTDADCQAGYQCASTGGVLFGAKICLLEAAGGADAGDVGGADGASADAGSDASTDVSLDANADAGDVDACADAGCQEDVVDHDPDDDGILDASDNCPTVANPDQLDTDDDGAGDACDDDIDDDDLPNAQDNCPAVANPDQLDLDGDGEGDLCDADDDGDGVDDGADNCPQLANPDQGDHDGDGVGDLCDPDIDDDGLANADDNCPQRHNPLQTDRDADAIGDACDTELRVAHSDAHLHGASTIDSPRAYNWRVVGGADITGDGVPDPIISGHFYFSFSGNGNFLSSVYVFDGASQPTGALELNAAWTSFFVGGGSTSTGRALAHPGDVNGDGVADLLIGNPTIDNKGAAYLIYGGGSGGTGKALPTDADVEINGQSSGAEAGMAVAAAGDLNDDGFDDLVIGEPGHNAGTGRIHIIFGAPSLPGALQLPGDADVTLVGAAADAAGVALSSGGDLDGDGIDDLLVGAPAESSNTATGGVYLVRGSASLGAQSGQLADVGVRLRPSSGQPEKFGASVAHAGDVDADGIGDFVVGAPQALDASGQATVGAVYVVFGSSALPGAGAAQDVDPLGIRIEGTQSQSRLGISVAAAGDVDADGIADVLLGADKHQVAQEQVGAAFVVHGHRDAKQLIGNAFPVDLAGVAFVGGGPGHRLGYSVSTAGDLDGDGQSELLMSAPGFDTDARDAGAVFLFYGL, encoded by the coding sequence ATGGGCATGCACGTTGCGGTAAGGCTGGGGTGGTGGACGGTGCTCGCGCTCGCTGTGGCGGCGCTGTTGGTGGGCGCTGGTTGCGCAGGTGATACTCAAGGCCAGAGCTGCCAGACCGACGCCGACTGTCAGGCCGGCTACCAATGCGCGTCGACCGGAGGCGTGCTCTTCGGGGCGAAAATCTGCCTCCTCGAGGCCGCAGGTGGGGCCGATGCCGGCGACGTCGGTGGCGCCGATGGTGCGTCCGCCGACGCTGGGTCGGACGCGAGCACCGACGTGAGCCTCGACGCCAATGCCGATGCCGGCGACGTCGACGCGTGCGCCGACGCCGGTTGCCAGGAAGACGTCGTCGATCACGACCCGGACGACGACGGCATCCTCGACGCCTCCGACAATTGTCCCACGGTCGCCAACCCCGACCAGCTCGACACCGATGATGACGGCGCCGGCGATGCGTGCGACGACGACATCGATGACGACGACCTGCCCAACGCCCAGGACAATTGCCCGGCGGTAGCCAACCCCGACCAGCTCGACCTCGACGGTGACGGCGAAGGCGACCTGTGCGACGCCGATGACGATGGTGACGGCGTCGACGACGGCGCCGACAATTGCCCGCAGTTGGCGAACCCCGACCAGGGCGACCACGACGGCGACGGCGTCGGGGACTTGTGCGACCCAGACATCGACGACGACGGTCTGGCCAACGCCGACGACAACTGCCCCCAGCGTCACAATCCGCTGCAGACCGACCGCGACGCCGACGCCATCGGCGACGCGTGTGACACCGAGCTTCGCGTGGCCCACAGCGACGCCCACCTCCACGGGGCCTCGACCATCGACTCGCCGAGGGCCTACAACTGGCGAGTCGTCGGAGGCGCCGATATCACCGGCGACGGAGTGCCCGACCCGATCATCAGCGGCCACTTCTATTTCAGTTTCTCGGGCAACGGCAACTTTCTCTCCTCCGTCTATGTGTTCGACGGCGCCTCCCAGCCCACGGGCGCCCTCGAGTTGAACGCGGCGTGGACGTCCTTTTTCGTCGGCGGTGGCTCGACCAGCACCGGTCGCGCGCTCGCTCACCCCGGAGACGTCAACGGCGACGGCGTGGCCGACCTGCTCATCGGCAACCCCACCATCGACAACAAGGGAGCGGCCTACCTCATCTACGGAGGCGGGAGCGGAGGAACCGGCAAGGCTCTCCCGACCGACGCCGACGTCGAAATCAACGGTCAGTCCTCGGGCGCCGAGGCGGGCATGGCCGTCGCAGCCGCCGGCGACCTCAACGACGACGGCTTCGACGACTTGGTCATCGGTGAACCGGGCCACAACGCCGGGACGGGGCGCATCCACATCATCTTCGGCGCACCCTCGCTGCCCGGTGCTCTGCAGCTTCCCGGCGATGCCGACGTGACCCTGGTCGGTGCGGCGGCGGACGCCGCCGGTGTCGCGTTGTCGTCTGGCGGCGACCTCGACGGCGACGGCATCGACGATCTGCTCGTGGGCGCGCCCGCCGAGTCGAGCAACACGGCCACCGGCGGCGTCTACTTGGTGCGCGGTTCCGCCTCACTCGGCGCTCAGAGTGGCCAATTGGCCGACGTCGGCGTGCGGTTGCGCCCGTCGAGCGGCCAACCCGAAAAGTTTGGCGCGTCCGTCGCTCACGCGGGCGATGTCGACGCCGACGGCATCGGCGACTTTGTGGTGGGCGCCCCGCAGGCGCTCGACGCGAGCGGCCAAGCGACGGTCGGAGCAGTCTATGTGGTCTTCGGCTCCTCCGCGCTGCCCGGCGCCGGCGCTGCTCAGGACGTCGACCCGCTGGGCATTCGCATCGAAGGCACGCAGTCACAATCACGCCTGGGCATCAGCGTCGCCGCCGCCGGCGACGTCGACGCCGACGGCATCGCAGACGTACTCCTCGGCGCCGACAAGCACCAGGTCGCCCAGGAGCAAGTCGGCGCCGCCTTCGTCGTCCACGGCCACCGCGACGCCAAGCAATTGATCGGCAACGCGTTTCCCGTCGACCTGGCCGGCGTGGCGTTCGTGGGCGGCGGCCCCGGCCATCGGCTCGGCTATTCGGTCTCCACCGCCGGCGACCTCGATGGCGACGGTCAATCCGAGCTGCTCATGAGCGCGCCCGGCTTCGACACCGACGCCCGAGACGCCGGCGCGGTCTTTCTCTTCTACGGCCTTTGA
- a CDS encoding AtpZ/AtpI family protein — MDETGPHNERLPDEVRKKVEKKLDARRTEKRSLWHGLGLFGLVGWAVALPTVAMVALGVWLDRTLDDDYSWTLALLLAGVFLGCMNAWYWVSKESKAE, encoded by the coding sequence GTGGACGAGACCGGCCCACATAACGAACGGCTGCCCGACGAGGTGCGAAAAAAGGTCGAGAAGAAGCTCGACGCACGACGCACCGAAAAGCGCAGTCTCTGGCACGGACTCGGACTCTTCGGCCTCGTTGGCTGGGCCGTGGCGCTCCCGACGGTCGCCATGGTCGCGCTGGGGGTTTGGCTCGATCGCACGCTCGACGACGACTATTCGTGGACCCTGGCTTTGCTACTGGCCGGGGTATTTTTGGGATGTATGAACGCCTGGTACTGGGTGTCCAAAGAGAGCAAGGCAGAATGA
- the atpD gene encoding F0F1 ATP synthase subunit beta, which yields MQPPRTEHGTVLSVRGSVVDARFPAHLPDVREIVTTEDGQVRLEVLSHVDGQTVRAIAMTPTGGLRRGSALVATDSPIRVPVGPRVLGRMFDVFGEPVDGGEPLDDLEQRAIYGRSVPLAEQRTTTEIFETGIKALDVLAPLERGGKAGLFGGAGVGKTVLITELIHNVASEHSGVSLFCGIGERNREAEEIYREMKDAGVLDKTVLLFGQMDTPPGVRFRVGHTALTMAEYFRDERHQDVLLLIDNIFRFIQAGSEVSGLMGHLPSRVGYQPTLATELAELEERITSTARGAITSVQAVYVPADDFTDPAVVHTFGHLSSLVVLSRKRASEGLYPAVDPLESNSKMLAPHIVGERHYRIARRIRKTLAEYEELKDIIAMLGMEELSQQDRLTVARARRLDRFLTQPFFTTEQFTGKEGRFVPLAEALDGCERILDDEFIDYPESALYLIGGVDEAKRPQAPIEEDKLEQDKLEEAAE from the coding sequence ATGCAGCCTCCACGTACTGAACATGGCACTGTGCTATCAGTGCGTGGAAGTGTGGTCGATGCGCGCTTCCCTGCGCACCTGCCCGACGTGCGCGAAATCGTGACGACCGAGGATGGCCAGGTGCGCCTGGAGGTCCTGTCGCACGTCGACGGGCAGACCGTGCGCGCCATCGCGATGACGCCCACCGGCGGGCTTCGCCGGGGCAGCGCGCTCGTGGCCACCGACTCTCCTATCCGCGTCCCCGTGGGCCCGCGGGTCCTCGGGCGCATGTTCGACGTCTTCGGCGAGCCCGTCGACGGCGGCGAGCCCCTCGACGACCTCGAACAACGGGCCATCTACGGCCGCTCGGTGCCCCTCGCCGAGCAACGAACCACCACCGAAATCTTCGAGACCGGCATCAAAGCACTCGACGTGCTCGCCCCCCTCGAGCGCGGCGGCAAGGCCGGGCTCTTCGGCGGCGCCGGGGTCGGCAAGACCGTGCTGATCACCGAGCTCATCCACAACGTGGCCAGCGAGCACTCCGGGGTGAGTCTCTTTTGCGGTATCGGCGAGCGCAATCGCGAAGCCGAGGAGATTTACCGCGAGATGAAGGACGCCGGGGTGCTCGACAAGACGGTGCTGCTATTCGGCCAGATGGACACGCCCCCGGGCGTGCGTTTTCGCGTGGGCCACACCGCGCTGACGATGGCCGAGTATTTTCGCGACGAGCGCCACCAAGACGTGCTGCTGCTCATCGACAATATCTTCCGTTTTATCCAAGCCGGCTCGGAGGTCAGCGGCCTGATGGGCCACCTACCCTCGCGCGTCGGCTATCAGCCCACTCTGGCCACCGAGCTCGCCGAACTCGAGGAGCGCATCACCTCGACCGCGCGCGGCGCGATCACCTCGGTTCAGGCGGTCTACGTGCCCGCCGACGATTTCACCGACCCGGCGGTGGTCCACACCTTCGGCCACCTCTCCTCGTTGGTCGTCCTGTCCAGAAAACGCGCCAGCGAGGGCCTGTACCCGGCGGTCGACCCGCTCGAGTCGAACTCCAAGATGCTCGCCCCGCATATCGTCGGAGAGCGCCACTACCGCATCGCCCGGCGCATTCGAAAGACGCTGGCGGAGTACGAGGAGCTCAAGGACATCATCGCCATGCTCGGCATGGAGGAGCTGTCCCAGCAAGACCGGCTGACGGTGGCGCGCGCCCGGCGCCTGGATCGATTTTTGACCCAGCCGTTCTTCACGACCGAGCAGTTCACCGGCAAAGAGGGGCGGTTCGTGCCGCTCGCCGAGGCGCTCGACGGCTGTGAGCGTATCTTGGACGACGAGTTCATCGACTACCCGGAGAGCGCGCTCTACCTCATCGGCGGAGTCGACGAGGCGAAGCGCCCGCAGGCCCCTATCGAGGAGGACAAGCTCGAGCAGGACAAGCTCGAGGAGGCTGCCGAATGA
- a CDS encoding F0F1 ATP synthase subunit C translates to MTEMSTIAMVSIITAGLTMAIGSVGPALGEARALAQALSAIAQQPDESNTITRTLFVGLAMVESTAIYCFVVAMILIFANPFWTAVAGG, encoded by the coding sequence ATGACTGAAATGAGCACCATCGCGATGGTCTCCATCATCACCGCCGGGCTGACCATGGCGATCGGCTCGGTGGGCCCGGCGCTGGGCGAAGCCCGCGCGCTGGCCCAGGCGCTGAGCGCCATCGCCCAGCAACCCGACGAGTCGAACACGATCACGCGCACGCTCTTCGTGGGCCTGGCGATGGTCGAGTCGACCGCCATCTACTGCTTCGTGGTGGCGATGATTCTGATCTTCGCCAATCCATTCTGGACCGCGGTCGCGGGCGGATAA
- a CDS encoding F0F1 ATP synthase subunit A, protein MELTPDSIVYARWGFFELNATIVFGWVVSAILVVGSWLITRNLSRGAEIPRWQNLLEVLVDQIRTQLAEITRGSGTRYLPFVGTLFLFIGMSNLLLIVPFYQAPTASLSTTTALALCVFVAVPFYGIVQRGLWGYLKSYAQPSIFMLPFNIIGDFSRTVALAVRLFGNIMSGTLIAAILLALAPLFFPVLMNALGLLTGMIQAYIFAVLAAVYIASATQAQPSAEGPQGTTHD, encoded by the coding sequence ATGGAACTCACACCCGACAGCATCGTGTATGCGCGCTGGGGCTTCTTCGAGCTCAACGCCACGATTGTGTTCGGCTGGGTAGTCAGCGCGATCTTGGTCGTGGGTTCGTGGTTGATCACGCGCAACCTGTCGCGCGGGGCCGAGATCCCGCGCTGGCAGAACCTTCTCGAGGTGCTCGTCGACCAGATTCGCACCCAGCTCGCCGAGATCACCCGTGGCAGCGGGACTCGGTATCTGCCGTTTGTGGGGACGCTCTTCTTGTTCATCGGCATGAGCAACCTGCTGCTCATCGTCCCGTTTTATCAGGCGCCGACCGCGTCGCTGTCGACGACGACGGCGCTGGCGTTGTGCGTCTTCGTGGCCGTGCCGTTTTACGGCATCGTCCAACGTGGCCTGTGGGGATATCTGAAGAGCTACGCCCAGCCGTCGATCTTCATGCTGCCGTTCAACATCATCGGCGACTTCTCGCGCACCGTCGCCCTGGCCGTGCGCCTATTCGGCAATATCATGAGCGGCACGCTCATCGCCGCCATCTTGCTGGCGCTGGCCCCGCTCTTTTTCCCGGTGCTGATGAATGCACTCGGGCTGCTTACTGGAATGATTCAAGCCTATATTTTCGCTGTTTTGGCTGCCGTCTACATCGCGTCGGCCACGCAGGCTCAACCGTCGGCCGAGGGGCCGCAAGGAACCACCCATGACTGA
- a CDS encoding F0F1 ATP synthase subunit delta — translation MEIDWFTTAAQVVNFLVLVWLLKRFLYKPVIDAMDAREERIAGRLEQAEKREEEASEEAQHLEAERDSFARQQKERMDALERELAEERKRLLEEAREEVAAAKQEWLDALERDQEGLLREFRQRAETRLFGILRHVLADVADSDLEERTISVFLERFASLEEAERLALTPTGHDGAPKVHVRTAFELDDAQRAHLRDALKRSLTPDLEVDFGEDEALIAGIELRLDGRKFGWSLSDYLDGLEEELWTEVRELAPSGSHNDPGAHRRVS, via the coding sequence ATGGAAATCGATTGGTTCACAACCGCCGCGCAGGTCGTCAACTTCCTGGTGCTCGTGTGGCTGCTCAAGCGCTTTCTCTACAAGCCCGTCATCGACGCGATGGACGCGCGTGAGGAACGCATTGCCGGGCGCCTCGAGCAGGCCGAGAAGCGTGAGGAGGAGGCGTCCGAGGAGGCCCAACACCTCGAGGCCGAGCGCGATTCGTTCGCCCGCCAACAAAAGGAGCGGATGGATGCGCTCGAGCGTGAGCTCGCCGAGGAGCGAAAGCGCCTGCTCGAGGAGGCGCGCGAGGAGGTCGCGGCGGCCAAGCAGGAGTGGCTCGACGCCCTCGAGCGCGACCAAGAGGGGCTTCTTCGCGAGTTTCGCCAGCGCGCTGAGACGCGGCTGTTTGGCATCTTGCGCCACGTGTTGGCCGACGTGGCCGACAGTGACCTCGAGGAGCGCACCATCTCGGTATTTCTCGAGCGGTTTGCCTCCCTCGAGGAGGCCGAGCGCCTCGCCCTGACGCCGACGGGGCACGACGGCGCCCCGAAGGTGCACGTGCGCACGGCCTTCGAGCTCGACGACGCGCAGCGAGCGCACCTCCGAGACGCGCTCAAACGGTCTCTGACACCCGATTTGGAGGTCGATTTCGGCGAAGACGAGGCGTTGATTGCCGGCATCGAACTTCGCCTCGACGGGCGTAAATTCGGCTGGAGTTTGAGCGATTATCTCGACGGGCTCGAAGAGGAGTTGTGGACCGAGGTGCGCGAGCTCGCGCCGAGCGGCAGCCACAACGACCCCGGCGCGCACAGGAGGGTGTCGTGA